ACCCGGTCACAGACCGCCTCGACCTGTTCGAGGATGTGACTGGAGAAAAACACCGTCGTCCCGCGGTCGGCCTCGGTCTGCACGATCTGTCTGATCCGCCGTGCGCCGTTGGGATCGAGGCCGGTCGTCGGCTCGTCGAGGATCAACAGGTCGGGATCGCCGGCCAAAGCGATCGCGAGCATGAGCCGCTGTTTCATCCCCTTCGAGTAGGCTTCGGCCCGGCGGTCGCCCGCCCCGGCGATCCCGACTCGATCGAGCACGGCGTCGGGGTCGCCGTTCACGCCCTTGGCTTCGAGCGCGAACTCGACGTGCTTGCGGCCGGTCATCCGCCCGAGCGTCCCGTAGCCTTCCGGGAGCACGCCCGTTCGTTCGCGGACGGGCACGGACTCGGCCTGTGTATCGTAACCGAACACCCGTGCCGATCCCGCGGTGGGTCGGACGTGATCTAGCAGAATGTCGATTGTCGTGGACTTTCCCGCACCGTTCGGGCCGAGAAAGCCGAACACTTCGCCTTCTTCGACCGTGAGGTCGAGGTTCTGGAGGGCTGTGACGTCGCCGAACCGCTTGGCGACGCCACTGATTTCAATTGCGGCCATACGCCCGATTCTGACGGGTGAGTAAAGTAAATTCCCCTATAGGTCGGCGTTCGAGAACCGCCAGTAGCCGATTGCGACCGGAACCACGATCCACAGCAGGAGGATCACCGCTGCGACCCAGGGACTCGCGTAGGCGGCGTCGTAGCCCTGACCGATCGCCCCCGTTTGTTCGGCCGTCTGCTCGGCTTCCGCGAGCACGGAAAGCACTTCGCCGAGGATGGTGTTGAACGCGCTTCCCGGAGGAACGTTCTGGTAGAGGAAATACCAGTTCGGCGGATCGAGCGGGTTGTAGTCACGGACGAGCAGGATCACCTGTCCGATCGTTCCCCACAGGAGCTCGAAGACGACGAAGTAGCCGACAGCACCGGCGGTAGCCAGCGACGTCGAGCTGGTCATCGACGACAGGCCGACCATCAGACTCACGTACGTCACGATCAGGACGACCATTGCACCGAGCAACGCGAGCAGCGGAAGCGGCGCGAGGTCTCCGATGAGCGCCGCGCCGACGCCCACGCCGACGACAAGCGACAGGAGCGCCGGCACCGCCAGGACGAGCGATCGACCGACGATCTTCCCGATGATGACGTCGAGTCGGGTATGCGGGAGCGAGAGCAGTATCTTGAGACTCCCGTTGGCCCGCTCGCCGACGACCGCCTTGTGGGCGATGATGACGGCCGTCAGCGTCACGAAAAGCGACACCGGCGTCGCGACGAACGACACGAGAATCAACCCTTGGTTCGCCGCGCCGGCGTCACGGAACACGTCGAAATACCCGTACACGCCGCCGATAGCGACAGCGAACAGGCCGAAGACGACCGCCAGTGCGAGGAACATCCGCGATCGGATCGCGTCCCGGAAGTCCTTGCGCGCGACGGCGATCCAGCTCATCGTTCGCCTCCCGTGTAGGACATGAACAGCTCCTCGAGCGACGCTTCCTCCGTCTCGAAGTCCGAGACGTTCGCGCCGTGGTCTTCGAGCGTCGTCACGACCTCCATCTTCGCGCCGTCGTCGACAGACGCCGTGAGCGTGCCGTCAGTCTCGTTCACACTCGAGACGCCCGACAGCGATCGAACCGCCTCGATCGCGTCGTCGGTGATCCCGTCGGCTGTCACCTGCAGCGTCGCCTGTGTTCCCGCGGCCTCGCGCAGCCCCTCGATCGTGTCGACGGCGACCAGTTCCCCCTCCCGGAGGATGCCGACCCGGTCACAGACCGCCTCGACCTGACTGAGGATGTGACTGGAGAAAAACACCGTCGTCCCGCGGTCGGCCTCCTCGTTGACGATCTGGCGAACGTCCTGCACGCCCGAAGGGTCCAGCCCCGTCGAGGGCTCGTCGAGGATCAGCAGGTCTGGATCGCCGACCAGCGCCATCCCGAGCGTGAGTCGCTGTTTCATCCCCTTCGAGAAGCCGCCCGCCTTCCGGTCGATCGCATCGGCCAGTCCGACGCGCTCGAGGATCACCCCGGGGTCGTCGCTCGTCCCCTTGGACTCGACGACGAACTCGACGTGATGACGTGCGGTCAACCGATCGTAGACCTTGTAGCCTTCGGGGAGCACGCCGGTGCGGCGGCGCACGTCCTGTGAATCCCGCTGTGCGTCCATCCCGAGCACCCGGGCCGTCCCCGAGGTCGGACGGACGAAATCCAGCAGGATGTTGATCGTCGTTGACTTCCCCGCGCCGTTCGGTCCGAGAAAGCCGAACACTTCTCCCTCGTCCACCCGCAAATCCACTCCGCGGAGGGCCGTCACGGACTCACCGAATCGCTTGGTGAGGCCGCTCAGTTCGATAGCGGTCATACTCGGATAATCCCTCTCCTTCGATATATAAAAAAGATTGGATATCGGCCAGACGTGACCGTTCCGGTCGACTACCTCCGTCGCTCGTCACCCACCTGTCGGATTGTGCAACGTGTTTTTGCGAGTCGCGCACCGAGGTTGGGTATGGGAACGGAAGGCACGACGCCGGCCGTATCGCTCGACGGCGTCGCCAAGACGTATCAACTCGGGGAGCCCGTTCACGCGCTGAAGGGGATTTCCCTGGAGATTCCCCGCGGCTCCTATACCGCGGTGATGGGACCGAGCGGGTCGGGGAAGTCGACGCTGATGAACCTGATCGGCTGTCTGGATACGCCGACCGAGGGCGGGATCTTTCTCGACGGGCAGGACGTGACGTCGGTCACCGACCGCGAGCGGACGCGGATCCGCGGCGAGGACGTCGGGTTCGTCTTCCAAACGTTCAACCTCATGCCGCGGTTGACCGCCCGCGAGAACGTCGCCCTGCCGATGGTGTTTCGCGGGGTCGGACGCGCGAAGCGTCGCGAGCGGGCGGCCGACGTCCTCGAGTCGGTCGGGCTCGGCGATCGCCTCGACCACCGGCCGAACGAACTCTCCGGGGGCCAGCGCCAGCGAGTCGCCATCGCCCGCGCGCTGGTCAACGATCCTGCGCTTCTGCTGGCCGACGAACCGACCGGGAACCTCGACACCGAGACGGGCGAGCAGATAATGGATCTGTTCGAAGAGCTCTACGACCGGGGGAACACGATCCTGATGGTCACCCACGAGCGGCCGATCGCCGAACACGCCGAACGGATCGTCCACCTGCTCGACGGCGAGATCGAGCGGATCGAGGAGCTGTCGGGGGTCGGCCGATGAACCTCCTCGAGAGCCTCCGGATCTCCTGGCGGTCGATCCGCGGTCACAAGTTGCGGTCGACGCTGACGACGCTCGGCGTGATCATCGGCGTCGCCGCCGTGATCACGTTCGTCACGCTCGGAACGGGTCTGGAAGCGGGGATCATCGGCGACATCAGCCCGGACGACCAGCGCAACGTCTACACCTGGGCCGCCTCGCCCGAGAACAGCGGTCAGGGCCCGCTCGCCGGCGCACAGCCGGTGTTCACCCAGCGCGACGCCAGCGAAGTCGCGAACCTCTCGGGGGTGGAAGACGCCTACGTCTACACGCAGGTACCGGGCCAGTCAGTCACCTATGGCAACGAGACGGTCGCCAGACAGGGCGGCTTTATCGCGACCGGGGCCGGCTATCTCGACGACGACGAGATCGCCGAGGGACGGCGATTCTCGGGCGGGTCCACGTCGCTCGAGAACGGCTCCATCGAGGCCGTCCTCAACCCGGCGATGGCCGGACTGTTCGACCGGAACGTCTCCGTCGGCGACACGCTCACGATCGGCGCATTCCAGGGGCTACAGGTCGACGTCGCTGTCGTCGGCATCCTCGAGAACTCCGACAGCCGGAGCGCGTTCGAAGGGTTTGGCCCGTCGCCGCGGCTGTACATCCCCGCGGACTTCCAGCTGATCGCCAACGCCGGCGAACAGCCGCGCTACATCGCGCTG
This window of the Halapricum desulfuricans genome carries:
- a CDS encoding ABC transporter ATP-binding protein, with protein sequence MAAIEISGVAKRFGDVTALQNLDLTVEEGEVFGFLGPNGAGKSTTIDILLDHVRPTAGSARVFGYDTQAESVPVRERTGVLPEGYGTLGRMTGRKHVEFALEAKGVNGDPDAVLDRVGIAGAGDRRAEAYSKGMKQRLMLAIALAGDPDLLILDEPTTGLDPNGARRIRQIVQTEADRGTTVFFSSHILEQVEAVCDRVGILNQGQLVAVDTIDGLREATGATGQLRVTMASIPDGLVETVRERDGVTSVTVEQTTLLVGCENAVKSAVVSDCHGAGTVENVETSEPSLEDLFVSYTGGGN
- a CDS encoding ABC transporter ATP-binding protein yields the protein MGTEGTTPAVSLDGVAKTYQLGEPVHALKGISLEIPRGSYTAVMGPSGSGKSTLMNLIGCLDTPTEGGIFLDGQDVTSVTDRERTRIRGEDVGFVFQTFNLMPRLTARENVALPMVFRGVGRAKRRERAADVLESVGLGDRLDHRPNELSGGQRQRVAIARALVNDPALLLADEPTGNLDTETGEQIMDLFEELYDRGNTILMVTHERPIAEHAERIVHLLDGEIERIEELSGVGR
- a CDS encoding ABC transporter ATP-binding protein, yielding MTAIELSGLTKRFGESVTALRGVDLRVDEGEVFGFLGPNGAGKSTTINILLDFVRPTSGTARVLGMDAQRDSQDVRRRTGVLPEGYKVYDRLTARHHVEFVVESKGTSDDPGVILERVGLADAIDRKAGGFSKGMKQRLTLGMALVGDPDLLILDEPSTGLDPSGVQDVRQIVNEEADRGTTVFFSSHILSQVEAVCDRVGILREGELVAVDTIEGLREAAGTQATLQVTADGITDDAIEAVRSLSGVSSVNETDGTLTASVDDGAKMEVVTTLEDHGANVSDFETEEASLEELFMSYTGGER
- a CDS encoding ABC transporter permease subunit; its protein translation is MSWIAVARKDFRDAIRSRMFLALAVVFGLFAVAIGGVYGYFDVFRDAGAANQGLILVSFVATPVSLFVTLTAVIIAHKAVVGERANGSLKILLSLPHTRLDVIIGKIVGRSLVLAVPALLSLVVGVGVGAALIGDLAPLPLLALLGAMVVLIVTYVSLMVGLSSMTSSTSLATAGAVGYFVVFELLWGTIGQVILLVRDYNPLDPPNWYFLYQNVPPGSAFNTILGEVLSVLAEAEQTAEQTGAIGQGYDAAYASPWVAAVILLLWIVVPVAIGYWRFSNADL
- a CDS encoding ABC transporter permease, with protein sequence MNLLESLRISWRSIRGHKLRSTLTTLGVIIGVAAVITFVTLGTGLEAGIIGDISPDDQRNVYTWAASPENSGQGPLAGAQPVFTQRDASEVANLSGVEDAYVYTQVPGQSVTYGNETVARQGGFIATGAGYLDDDEIAEGRRFSGGSTSLENGSIEAVLNPAMAGLFDRNVSVGDTLTIGAFQGLQVDVAVVGILENSDSRSAFEGFGPSPRLYIPADFQLIANAGEQPRYIALIAEAPTRSDADIEQVKTVTREYLTGPESDAGERATNQDLEFELQTSTELIGQLEDVLNLLQNFIVGIAGISLLVGSIGIANIMLVSVTERTREIGIMKAVGAQRRDILGLFIVEAIILGVLGAILGTALGLLAGYVVAGYIGIPWVFPVRWTAIAIVVGIAVGVLAGLYPAWSASRTDPIDALRYE